The Frigidibacter mobilis DNA segment TCAGTCTGTGTCATTTCGTTTTCGCTTCATCATCAATGGGGCGTCAGCTGAAAGAACGACCTCGCCCTTGGGGTTCCTGGCGCTGAGCGTATAGTGCAAAACACCTCGGTCGGGCTTGCTTTTGGACGGCGTGAGCGAGTTGATCGTCATTTCGATATCGAGGGGTTCATCCGGGCGGACAGGCAGCAGCCAGCGCAGATTGTCAAAGCCCATGCCGCCTATGTTCGCCATGCCAGTCATCAAATCCGTCACGACAGGTTTGAACACCTCAAGCACGGTCTGAAACCCCGAGGCGATCAGGCTGCCATGTATCGCGGTCGCATAGTCTTCGTCGGTGTGCAGCCGTTGCGGGTCCCACTCCTGGGCAAAGGCCTTTATGGACTGTGCGCTCATCGGGGCGCTGCGAAAGTGAAACACCTGGCCAGGTGCGAAATCTTCCAAATACTTCACGTCGCCGGCTCCGCTGCAAAAGCAGAATCATACCCGCTCGAATCTCTGGAAATCCGAACGCGGTTGAACTCCTCCAGTTTCGGATAAGTTTCCTTGAAGGCCTTCAGGAACTCACCTATCGGCGCATCGACATGAAGACCCCGGTCGTTCACATACTCCATGTGGCGCTGGTCCTGTTCGTCGAACTCGTGGAAAAGAGCGTCATGATAACCGTCAAAGACTAGAGGCTTGACCCCGAATCTTTCACACATCTCTATGTTGAAAGCGGGTGTTACCTTGTAGGGTTCACCACCCAGCCACAGTTGAACGTAGCCGTGATAGATAAAGAGATCGGTCCCCATCAGCTCCTGCAGCTTGGGTGTATTCAGGTGGTTGCGCACATCTGCGAACCCCAAAGCGGCGGGGATACCGACGGCGCGCAAACAGGCCGCAAGCAGGATTGCCTTGGGGACGCAGAACGCTGCCTTCGCCCCGGCGATCCGGCTGGCACGGTAGGAATCTTCATCCAGCGCAAAACAATACGGGTCGTAACGGATATCGTCGCGAACCGCTTCGAACAGGCGGATCGCCTTGTCTCGATTGGTCGCTTCCACAGGAAGATCGCGCAAAGCCGATGTGACGAAACCTTGCACTTCGAGGCTGTCGCTCTCGACAAAGTGCGCGGGCGAGACAAAGCGCGCAGCTTCTGTCGGCAGGTCGTCGTGGGGTTGGGCCATTGGATCTGTCCATCTTTTTCTAACAATTGTTAGATTACTATCTGAAAACCTGCGGGTCAACGAAATTCATTGTGTTTTTCGCAAGTCTTGGCCAAAGCGAATATGTCTTCCCCCAATGCCGCAGCACGTCCGGCCGAACTTGCCGCAGAACGGAATTCCGGTGCAATTGGCAGCGGCAGCGCCGGTACCTCCTGGCCAGAAATGTTCAGCTTTCGCGCGAATACGCCGCGCGCGATAAAATGCGGATCGGCCGCAGCTTCGGCGGGCGTTTTCACGACGGAACAACAACAGTCCGCCGCGGCCAGCAAAGACTCCCAATGGGTCGAGGGCTGGTGGCCCAGACGGCGCGTCACTTCCGCAACACTGGCATTAGGGTCGGACCAGTCATCACGAAGCTCCTGCGGCAGGCCGATGACATCGCAGAACGACTGCCAGAACTTTTCTTCCAACGCGCCAACGGCAATCTGACGTCCATCCGCAGCCGTATACAGCCGATACCGGGCCAGACCGCCTGTCAGGCGGCTGTGGCCGCTCTCGATGTTCTGCCCGGCGATCACAGCTTCGGCATGGGCCCAGTAGGCAAAGGCAAACGCCCCCTCGGACATGGCGATATCCAGATGCGTCCCCTGACCGCTTGCCTGCCGCGCAATCAGGGCCAGCAGGATATTCACCACCGCCGGATAGGTTCCGCCCCCGATATCAGCGACCAGCCCGAAGGGTATGGTTGGCTGGGCATCCGGGCCCCGGCTCAACGACAGAATCCCCGAATCGCCCACATAATTGAGATCGTGCCCGGCAGTCGAAGCCTTCGGGCCGGTCTGTCCATAGCCGGTGATCGAACAATAGATGAGACCGGGATTGATCTCGCGCACGGCCTCGTATCCCAGACCGAGCCGGTCCATCACTCCGGGGCGAAATTGCTCTACCAGAACATCGGCCTTTTCAAGCAAAGGGCGCAGAACATCCATTGCGCCCTTTGACTTGAGGTCGATTGCCACCGACCGCTTACCGTGATTCAAAACAGCGAAGCCAATGCTTTCCCCGTCTATTTTCGGCGCGGTCAGGCGCGCATCCTCGCCCGTGCCCGGACGCTCGAACTTGATAACCTCGGCCCCGGCTTCGGATAACATGAGCGTGGCCATCGGGCCGGGAAGAAGGGTACTGAAATCCAGCACCAGGATATCCTTGAGCGGCTGTGTCATCGTCCCTCCCTCACGCGAAACGCGCAGCCCCGTTGTTTAGAACCACCACGTCGCGGGCCGGGATCGAAGCGCGGAACCGGGCCTCGCCACCCTCTTCCCAGATCTCAAACCGCACGGTCTCGCCGGGATAGACCGGGGCGGAAAACCGCACGTCCAGCCCGACAAGCCGGGCGGCGTCATAATCGAGCAGCGATTTGAGGATCGCCCGCGCCGCCAGACCATAGGTCGCAAGGCCGTGCAGGATCGGGCGGTCGAACCCGACCGAACGCGCCACATCCGGGTCGGCATGAAGCGGGTTCATGTCACCGCTAAGGCGGTAAACCAGCGCCTGGCGCGGCAGTGTTTCGATATCGCAGACATGATCGGGCGCGCGGTCGGGCAAGGCCGCCGGGGCCGGGCCGGGCCTGTTTTCGCCACCGAACCCGCCATCGCCGCGGCAGAAGGCCGACATCGCCACGCGAGCCAGCTTGTCGCCGGTGTCCGCGTCAATGATATCGCGGCTCTGGTAGATGACGGCACCCTTGCCCTCGCCCTTGTCGGAAATAAAGTCGATCCGGCTGCGGCCGATGATGTTGCCCTTCACCGGCAGCGGCTTGTAGATGTCTAGCCATTGTTCACCATGCAGCACCTTCTGCCAGTTCACCCCGGTCTTGGGGTTGCGCAGCCAGAAGCCCGGGTACCCCATCGTGACCGCCATCGAGGGAACGGCCCTCAGCCCATCTTCATAGACGAAGGCCAACTCTTTCCTGTCGGTCGGATACTCGCCGAACCCGAGGCCGAGCGCATAAAGGATCGTATCCCGCTCGGTCAGCGTCTGCTCGATCTCTTCGAAGTCCCAGTTCGATAGCGCGTCGAAATCCAATGGCATGATCTTTCCTCCCTTGATCGCTGTCAGAGCGTGTTTTGCGAACCCAAGATTGCCGTGACCTGACTGGACAGCACACCGCCGTTCCCATGCGCCAGCGCCAGGTCGACATCCTTCAACTGAATGCCGGGTGCATCACCACGGATCTGCCGCGCCGCCTCGATCACGGTGAAAATGCCATACATGCCGGGATGCACACAGGACAAACCCCCGCCATTGGTATTCACCGGCAAGACCCCGCCCGGCGCGATGCGCCCGCCCTCGACAAAGGCACCGCCCTCGCCCTTGGCACAAAAGCCGAGATCTTCCAGAAACAGGATCGTATTGATGGTGAACGCATCGTAAAGCTCGACCGCCTGAATGTCCGAAGGCGACACGCCCGCCGCGGCAAAGGCGCGTGCGCCCGACTCGCGGGCGGCGGTCACGGTGAAATCCTTCATCTGCGATATTTGCCGGTGCGAGCTTTCCGCCGCGCTGCCCAAAACGTAAACCGGGGCCTTAGGGAAGTCCCTGGCACGGTCGGCGCGAACCATCACGATCGCCCCGCCGCCATCGGTGACAAGACAACAATCGCGCACAGTCAACGGATCGCCCACCATACGCGCGCCCAAAACGTCCTCGCGGCTGAGCGGGCCGCGCTCGAATGCCTCGGGGTTGTGCTGCGCCCAGGCCCGCGCGGCCACGGCCACATCGGCCAGCTGCTCGCGGGTGGTGCCAAATTCATGCATGTGCCGTGCCGCCGCCATCGCATAGGCGGAAATCGGATATCGCGGATTATAGGGCGCCTCATAGGCGGGCGGGCGCGAGGCCGTCACCAGCCTGCCCGACGCGGTGCGCTGGTTGGAGCCATAAACGATCAGCGCCACATCACACAGGCCACCCTCCAGCGCCATTGTGGCGGAGGTCAGGTAATTCACGAAGGACGACCCGCCCGTCATGGTGCCATCGATGAACCTGGGCTGAATGCCCAGATATTCGGCCGCCATAAGGGCAGGCATGCTGTCTTCCATCATGGTGCAGAACAGACCGTCCACATCGGACAGCTTCAGCCCCGCATCGCCAAGTGCCGCAAGTGCGGATTGCGCCATGACATCATAGGCCGTCAGCCCATGTGCCTCGCCGAAACCCGCGTGCCCGGTTCCCACAATGGCGGATTTTCCCCGAAGTTTAGTGGTCATGAGTTATACCTCCACTGGCTTGAAAAGCACAGCCGGTTGGCCCTCGGCCTCGCCCACGAAGGCTGTCACGGCCATGTCGATGACAATGTCACCGGGGGCAATGCCCTCGACCCGGCTCATCATCCGAACGCCTTCCTCCAGTTCCACCACGCACACGTTATAGTCGCCGCCGCGCTCGGGCTTCTGACGCACGACAGTGGTGGTGTGGACCCGGCCCTTGCCGCTGGCGGGATGCCAAGAGATCGCGGTCCCATGGCAGTGCGGACACAGGACCCTTGGAAAGAAATGATAGGCTCCGCAATCATCGCATCTGGGCAGCACGATCTCTCCGTTTGTCAGCGCGCGTTGGAATATCTGGTCTGGTCCTGTGGCGTCCGGCACCGGCATTCTCCTCAAATGGTCCATTCCTGGTTAATCGTATTGATAATATTTCTAACATCTGTTAGAATTTGTCAAGCTCCTAGGATCACTTGAGAGAAAGCCATGTCAAGTTCAAATTCAGCCCCCCTTTCCGGCAAGCTCATCATCGCGCTCGAACAGGCGGTGGCGGCGCCCTTTTGCTCTTCGCGGCTTGCCGATGCCGGTGCGCGGGTGATCAAGGTCGAACGCAAGGGCGTGGGCGATTTCGCGCGCGCCTATGATACTGCCGCCAACGGCGAAAGCGCCTATTTTACATGGCTGAACCGGGGCAAGGAATCGGTCGCACTGGATATCAAAGCAGCAGAAGATCGCGATATCCTGTTGAAAATGCTGGAAAACGCGGATGTGTTCATTCAAAATCTCTTGCCGGGCGCCCTGGCAAAGCTGGGTCTGGATTCGACGACCTTGCGAGAGAAGTTCCCGCGGCTCGTGACCTGCGACATCACTGGATACGGCGAAGACGGCCCGATGCGCAACGCCAAGGCTTATGACCTACTGGTGCAATGCGAAAGCGGCCTGGCATCGGTGACCGGCACGCCGGACGGGCCGGGGCGGGTTGGCGTGTCGGTCTGCGACATCGCCACGGGCATGACAGCCCATGCCGGGATCTGCGAAGCGCTGATCGGGCGTGAGCGCACCGGCGAAGGCAGCGGCGTTTCGGTGGCCATGTTCGACGTGATGGCCGACTGGATGTCGGTTCCGCTGCTCTATCACGACTATCTTGGCAAACCGACGCCCCGCGTCGGTCTGAACCACACGGTGATCTGCCCCTACGGCGCCTATGAGTGCCGGGACGGTCAGCTTGTCGTCATTACCGTGCAACACAGCGGCGAATGGCAACGGTTCTGTGAACACATACTGGGCGATGCGACTCTGGCAACCGACCCCCGGTTTCATGACAACACGGCGCGAATTGACAACAAGCCCGCGCTCGAAGCGCTCATCAAGGCCGTGTTCGCCTCGCATGACCGCGTCGAGATGCTGAAGCGGCTCGATGCTGCGGGCATTGCATTCGGGGCAGTCAACGACGTGGCCTCCCTGTCCGACCACCCCCAGCTCGACCGGTCCGTCATCAGCACGCCCTCTGGCGAAATCAACGTCCCTGCGCCCCCGATCCGGCGCAGCGCCGGAGAGACGACACTTGGCCCTTGCCCTGCTTTTGACGCGGACGGCAAAGCCATCCGCGCCGAGTTCGACCCTCGTCATAGAACAGGATACGCGCATAAATGACCGCGGCGCAGAAACCCGCGATCCTTGATGGCGTGAAGATTGTCGATCTGACTTCTGTGGTTTTCGGTCCTTTGGCCACGCAAATGCTGGGCGATCTGGGGGCCGATGTGATCAAGGTGGAAGGCCCCGAGGGAGATCTTTTGCGCCAGGTCCAGCCGTCCCGCAACAAGCTGATAGGGGCCGCCTTTCTGGGGACCAACCGCAACAAGCGCAGCGTTGTGCTCGACCTGAAAACGCAGTCCGGCCGCGACCGGCTGCGCAAACTGCTCTCCGATGCCGATGTAATGATTTCAAGCATCCGGCCCGCGGCGCTTGCGCGCCTGTCGCTTGATCCCCAAACCCTGCGCCACGAAAACCCAAACCTGATCACGGTATCTGTCACTGGGTTCGGGCAGTACGGGCCCTATGCCGCCAAGCCCGCGTTTGACGATTCCGCCCAGTCGGTTTCGGGCCTGGCCAGCCTGGCAACATTGCGCGACCCCGAGGCTCCGCCTGCTTATGCTCCGACGATCCTCGCCGACAAGCTTGGTGGCGTGACAGCCGCCTATGCCGTCATGGCGGCCCTGTTCCACCGCGAGCACACGGGTGAAGCCCAGCATGTCGAAGTTCCGATGTTCGAGACCCTGGCATCGTTTCTAATGGTCGAACATCTGGATGGCGCCACCTTCGAAGAAAGCCCGAAGAATTTCGGCTATGCAAGGATGCTGGTTCCGCACAGGCGACCGGTTCGGACGGCGGACGGCTATATCACAATTCTGCCCTACACCAACGTGCAGTGGGCGCGATTCTTCAAGGCGGTCGGACGCGATGAGATGATCGACCACGTTTGGGTCACTGACATGGATGCGCGCAGCCGCAACATCGGCGCGGTCTACGACATGGTGGCGCAGATTGCGTTGACCCGGACAACGGATGACTGGCTTGCCATGATGGAGGACGCCGACATCCCCGCCATGCCGGTGAATAACCTGTCGGATTTGCCGAACGACCCCCACCTTGTCGCGACCGGGTTTTTTCAGCAGATGGATCACCCGAGCGAAGGTGCCATCTGGACGACACGCCCGCCGATCCGGTTCTCGGCGACACCGGCGCGACATGACCACCGCCCTGCCCCCCGGCTGGGGGAGCACGACGAAGAGATATTCGGGCCGGGTGAAAAATAACCCCCTGCACCGAACGGATCAAACATCCAGCGAACGTGCGATCAGTTCCTTCATTATTTCGTTGGTGCCGCCATAGGGCTCTGATGATGGGTTGGGTAGCCCCTCCTGACGGCACTTGTGCCACTGTGATCCCATCAGGATCAGGAGGATTTGGCTATGAAGGAAGTCTCGATCATCGGTGTGGACCTGGCCAAGCAGGTCTTTCAGCTCCATGGGGCGACCGCTGAAGGCGAAGTCGTGTTTCGCAAGAAGCTGTCGCGCAAGCAGTTCCTCACCTTCTTGCAGACGCATCCAAGATGCAGGGTGGCGATGGAGGCATGCGCGACGGCTCATCACTGGGCGCGGACGCTGACGGCGTTCGGCCATGACGTGCGGCTGATCGCGCCGAAGTTCGTCAAGCCATATGTCAAGAACCAGAAGAACGACATGGCGGATGCTGAGGCGATCGCGGAGGCCGCCAGCAGACCGACCATGCGCTTTGTCGAAGTAAAGACGCCCGAGCAGCAGGGGTTGGGGATGATCTTCCGGCTGCGGGATCTATTGATTGGCCAGCGGACTCAGACGATCAATGCGCTGCGTGGCCACCTCGCCGAGTTTGGTGTTGTCACGGCCAAGGGGCGGGAGAACGTCGACAAGCTGCGGGCGGCCTTGCACCAGGAGGAGGAAACTGCCGATATTCCTGCCTCGGTTCGTCACATGGCGCAGCTTTTCTTCGACCAGATCGATGATCTGTCCCGGCGTATCGCGGACATCGACGCACAGATTGCAGCGGCCAGCAGACGCTCGCGGTTTTCGGCGCGTCTGCAGAAGATGCCTGGCATTGGCCCCATCACTGCGATGGCGATGGCGGCTTTCGCTCCACCCATGGAGAGCTTCCGTCAGGGACGCGACTTTTCGGCCTGGCTCGGCCTGGTGCCCCGGCAGCATTCGAGCGGTGGCAAGCCGAGGCTTGGCCGGACAAGCAAGTCCGGGCAGCGAGACATCCGGCGCCTGTTGATTATCGGGGCCATGGCCGTGATCTCCGGGGCCAAGGCTCGACCTCCATCGGAGAGCTCGTGGCTCGGGCGCATCCTCGCCCGCAAGCCAAGGATGCTGGCCGCCATCGCGCTGGCAAACAAGATGGCGCGCATGCTCTGGGCCATGATCACGAAGGACGAAGAGTTTCGAGGGGGACCCCTGTCGGCGACCTGAAGGAGTCGGCAGCGCAGCCTCGAAAATGCGGGAGAAGCTGAAGCGAGTATGAAGTCGATCGACCAGATCAGGGTCGGGAAAATCAGTGTCACATGAAGAGCCTTGAGCTCGGTTTGATGATGTTTTGACCCCAACCCGCGGATCCCATACCGGCCAAGGGACGAGCGCCCCACGAAAAGGCCTGACACATGGAAGCATTCGATCGTATCATGCCAGTTGAGGCGACAGCCCGCTAAAACCGGGGCTACCCACACATGATGTGACCGCCCCCCGACGGCATCAATGTGCCAAGGTGGGTCTGTGAGCTACCCCCCGAAAATCGGACAGTGACGGAAGCTACGATCTGAGGTCTGCTGATCCCCAAGACGAGGAGATCAGAATATGTCGAAACGCAGGAACCATGACGCGGTGTTCAAGGCGCGGGTGGCCTTGGAGGCTCTGAAGGGCGAGCGCACGGTATCGGAGTTGGCGAGCGCCTATGAGGTCCATCCAACGATGATCCATCAGTGGAAGAAGGCCGTGCTTGAGGGTGCCGCTGGCATCTTTGAGCGGGGAAGCAAGGCGGCCGCCACCGCTGAGATCGCCGAGGACACGGTCCGTGACCTGCATGCCAAGATCGGAGAGCTGGCGGTCGCCAACGATTTTTTGGCAAGAAAGCTCAAGCCCTGGGCCGGGAAGTGAGGCGTGGCATGATCGAACGGGACCATCCCAAACTGTCGGTCGGAGCGCAGTGCCGCCTGCTGTCGATCTCGCGGTCGTCGTTCTACTACGCGCCGCAAGGAGAGACTGCGATGAACCTCGGCTTGATGCTGCTGATCGACAAGCAGTTTCTGGAGACGCCGTTTTACGGCGTCCGGCAGATGACGTGGCACCTGCAGAACGAAGGTCATGCCGTGAACGAAAAGCGGATCCGGCGGCTGATGCGCCTTATGCGATTGATGCCGATCTACCAGAAACCCAATACCAGCAAGCCCGCGAAGGGGCACAAGACCTACCCCTATCTTCTGGGCGGGCTGCGGATCGACAGGCCCAACCAGGTCTGGTGTGCCGACATCACCTACCTGCCGATGCGCAAAGGCTTTCTCTATCTGGTCGCCATCATGGACTGGTTCACCCGCAAGGTGCTGGCCTGGCGGATATCGAACACGCTGGAGGCCGAGTTCTGCATCGAGGCGCTGAACGAGGCCATCCACAAGTTCGGCCCGCCCGAGATAATGAACACGGACCAAGGATCACAGTTCACGTCCTTCGACTGGACCGACCGTTTGAAGCGGGCAAAGACCAAGATCTCGATGGACGGCAAAGCCCGGTATCTCGACAACATCTTCATCGAGCGCCTTTGGCGGTCCCTCAAATATGAATGCGTCTATCTGCACGCCTGGGAAACAGGGTCACAGGCCCGGACTGGCGTCGGACGCTGGATCACCTTCTACAACCACCAGCGGCCCCATGCCGCCCATAGCGGTCAACCGCCCGCCGTGGTCTACTTCAACAGCATTGAAACCGGCCAGCAGATGCAGGAAGTAGCTTAAACCACCCCGGAAACTGTCCGAACATCGGGGAGTAGCTCAATGTGCTGCACGCAGGTGCCGCCGCGAGCTATGCTTTCAAAGGTGTTCAGGATGGCGATGTTCTGGAACTTGGCAACGTTGCGATCCGGGTCATGCACACGCCGGGCCATACGCCGGAACACATCTCGCTGGTCGTGACCGACCGAACCCGGTCCGACGACCCCTGGTTCATTCTGACCGGACACACGTTGATGGTGGGCGATCTGGGCCGCACGGAACTGGCCACCAGCGCCGAGGCGGGCGCGCGCGACCTGTTCAAAAGCGTGCAGGCCCTCAAAGCTCTTCCGGACTGGCTGGAGGTACTGCCGGGCGCCTATTCGGGGTCGGTCTGTGGCCGCTCCCTGAGTGGCAAGCCGACATCGACCATCGGCTTTGAAAAGCGTCACAACCGGGCGTTCCGGGTCGAGGATGAAGCCGCATTCGTGCAGATGATGGTCGCCGACATTCCGCCCCCGCCCCCAGGTGCAGCGCAGACCCGTGCGGTGAATGCGGGTCAGACGGCAGCAGCAGAATGACTGCCCCGGCCCCTGATGCCGACGCCGGGTTGTCGCTGGGTATTCTGGAAAACCTGACGCAGTTCGTGCATCAGCTAATCCAGGTTCTGCTGGTGGGCTTTGCGCTTGGCATGATGCGCACCGTGGTTCCCGCCCTGGCCGAAACCGAATTCGGCGTGGCAAAGGGATCGTTCTTGCTGCTGACCGCCTTCGTGGTGGCGTTCGGTGTGGTCAAGGGCGTGCTGAACTTCGTCGCCGGTCGGCTGTCCGAGCGGATCGGGCGCAAGCGGGTGCTGCTCTTGGGCTGGATCGCCGCGATTCCCATTCCGGTGATGATTTACCTCGCCCCAAGCTGGGGATGGATTGTGGCGGCCACCGTGCTCCTTGGCGTCAATCAGGGGCTTTGCTGGTCTATGACCCAGACTTCCAAGCTGGATTTCACGCGGGCCGATCAGCGCGGGTTGACGCTGGGGCTGAACGAGTTTGCAGGCTACGTTGGCGTGGCGTTGGCCGGGATCATCACGGCCTATGCCGCCAGTGCCTGGGGTGCGCGGCTGGGGCTCCTGGTCTTTGGCGGCGTGGTGATTGCGCTGGCCATGGTGCTGACGCTGGTCTGGGTCAAGGATACCTTGCCTTGGGCAAAATCCGAAGCTGCGCGGCACAAGGCCGGTGGCGCTATGGGGGCCTATCGTCCGCGCTACCCGCAAGGCGTGGCAGACCACCCCACGACATGGGAGGTGTTCGCGCTGATGTCATGGTGCGACAGACGGCTTGCGGCGGTGTCGCAGGCCGGGTTGGTCGAGAAGTTCGTCGATGCGCTGGTCTGGGTGATCCTTCCGGTCTTCCTGATCGCCCGGGGCGTCAGCCTGCCGGACATTGGCTGGATCGTCGGCTGGTATGGGCTGGTCTGGGGGGGATCGCAACTTTTTACCGGGCGGCTGTCGGATCATGTCGGACGGCTGTGGCCGAACGTGCTGGGCATGTGGATCTGCGGCGCGGGAGTGGCAATGATCGTGCTGGGGCAAGGGGCGGCCTGGTGGTCGGTTTCTGCTGCCGTCACCGGCTTTGGCATGGCGCTGCTCTATCCCAACCTGTCGGCGGCAGTCGCCGACATCACTCCCCCCACCTGGCGCGGATCGGCCATCGGGATTTACCGGTTTTGGAGGGATCTGGGCTACGGCATCGGCGCGCTTGGCTTGGGGCTGACCGCACACATCTATGGCTCCACCGAGGCCGCTTTCTGGTTCGTGGCACTGTCGATGTTTGCATCGGGTGCCGTGCTGCTCTGGTGGGGCGAAGAAACCCATCCCCGTTTGAACCCGGCTCCGGAAAGGCTCCCGACATGAAACACCTGCTGATCCTGAACGATCCACCCTATGGCACCGAGCGCAGCTTCAACGGGTTGCGCATGGCCCATACACTAGCCAAGCATGATCCGGACGGCAGGGTGACAGTTTTCCTGATGGCCGATGCGGTGGCCTGCGCCAAGGCGGGCCAGAAAACCCCCGAGGGGTTCTACAACATCGAGCGGATGCTGGGCCGGGTGCTGTCCGCGGGTGGCAAGGTGCTGCTGTGTGGTACCTGTATGGATGCACGCGGACTTGCCGCAGATGACATCATCC contains these protein-coding regions:
- a CDS encoding thiolase; its protein translation is MTTKLRGKSAIVGTGHAGFGEAHGLTAYDVMAQSALAALGDAGLKLSDVDGLFCTMMEDSMPALMAAEYLGIQPRFIDGTMTGGSSFVNYLTSATMALEGGLCDVALIVYGSNQRTASGRLVTASRPPAYEAPYNPRYPISAYAMAAARHMHEFGTTREQLADVAVAARAWAQHNPEAFERGPLSREDVLGARMVGDPLTVRDCCLVTDGGGAIVMVRADRARDFPKAPVYVLGSAAESSHRQISQMKDFTVTAARESGARAFAAAGVSPSDIQAVELYDAFTINTILFLEDLGFCAKGEGGAFVEGGRIAPGGVLPVNTNGGGLSCVHPGMYGIFTVIEAARQIRGDAPGIQLKDVDLALAHGNGGVLSSQVTAILGSQNTL
- a CDS encoding CaiB/BaiF CoA transferase family protein; amino-acid sequence: MTQPLKDILVLDFSTLLPGPMATLMLSEAGAEVIKFERPGTGEDARLTAPKIDGESIGFAVLNHGKRSVAIDLKSKGAMDVLRPLLEKADVLVEQFRPGVMDRLGLGYEAVREINPGLIYCSITGYGQTGPKASTAGHDLNYVGDSGILSLSRGPDAQPTIPFGLVADIGGGTYPAVVNILLALIARQASGQGTHLDIAMSEGAFAFAYWAHAEAVIAGQNIESGHSRLTGGLARYRLYTAADGRQIAVGALEEKFWQSFCDVIGLPQELRDDWSDPNASVAEVTRRLGHQPSTHWESLLAAADCCCSVVKTPAEAAADPHFIARGVFARKLNISGQEVPALPLPIAPEFRSAASSAGRAAALGEDIFALAKTCEKHNEFR
- a CDS encoding CaiB/BaiF CoA transferase family protein, whose amino-acid sequence is MTAAQKPAILDGVKIVDLTSVVFGPLATQMLGDLGADVIKVEGPEGDLLRQVQPSRNKLIGAAFLGTNRNKRSVVLDLKTQSGRDRLRKLLSDADVMISSIRPAALARLSLDPQTLRHENPNLITVSVTGFGQYGPYAAKPAFDDSAQSVSGLASLATLRDPEAPPAYAPTILADKLGGVTAAYAVMAALFHREHTGEAQHVEVPMFETLASFLMVEHLDGATFEESPKNFGYARMLVPHRRPVRTADGYITILPYTNVQWARFFKAVGRDEMIDHVWVTDMDARSRNIGAVYDMVAQIALTRTTDDWLAMMEDADIPAMPVNNLSDLPNDPHLVATGFFQQMDHPSEGAIWTTRPPIRFSATPARHDHRPAPRLGEHDEEIFGPGEK
- a CDS encoding IS3 family transposase (programmed frameshift), whose protein sequence is MSKRRNHDAVFKARVALEALKGERTVSELASAYEVHPTMIHQWKKAVLEGAAGIFERGSKAAATAEIAEDTVRDLHAKIGELAVANDFLARKAQALGREVRRGMIERDHPKLSVGAQCRLLSISRSSFYYAPQGETAMNLGLMLLIDKQFLETPFYGVRQMTWHLQNEGHAVNEKRIRRLMRLMRLMPIYQKPNTSKPAKGHKTYPYLLGGLRIDRPNQVWCADITYLPMRKGFLYLVAIMDWFTRKVLAWRISNTLEAEFCIEALNEAIHKFGPPEIMNTDQGSQFTSFDWTDRLKRAKTKISMDGKARYLDNIFIERLWRSLKYECVYLHAWETGSQARTGVGRWITFYNHQRPHAAHSGQPPAVVYFNSIETGQQMQEVA
- a CDS encoding MaoC/PaaZ C-terminal domain-containing protein, whose protein sequence is MPLDFDALSNWDFEEIEQTLTERDTILYALGLGFGEYPTDRKELAFVYEDGLRAVPSMAVTMGYPGFWLRNPKTGVNWQKVLHGEQWLDIYKPLPVKGNIIGRSRIDFISDKGEGKGAVIYQSRDIIDADTGDKLARVAMSAFCRGDGGFGGENRPGPAPAALPDRAPDHVCDIETLPRQALVYRLSGDMNPLHADPDVARSVGFDRPILHGLATYGLAARAILKSLLDYDAARLVGLDVRFSAPVYPGETVRFEIWEEGGEARFRASIPARDVVVLNNGAARFA
- a CDS encoding MaoC family dehydratase, with protein sequence MKYLEDFAPGQVFHFRSAPMSAQSIKAFAQEWDPQRLHTDEDYATAIHGSLIASGFQTVLEVFKPVVTDLMTGMANIGGMGFDNLRWLLPVRPDEPLDIEMTINSLTPSKSKPDRGVLHYTLSARNPKGEVVLSADAPLMMKRKRNDTD
- a CDS encoding Zn-ribbon domain-containing OB-fold protein: MDHLRRMPVPDATGPDQIFQRALTNGEIVLPRCDDCGAYHFFPRVLCPHCHGTAISWHPASGKGRVHTTTVVRQKPERGGDYNVCVVELEEGVRMMSRVEGIAPGDIVIDMAVTAFVGEAEGQPAVLFKPVEV
- a CDS encoding IS110 family transposase gives rise to the protein MKEVSIIGVDLAKQVFQLHGATAEGEVVFRKKLSRKQFLTFLQTHPRCRVAMEACATAHHWARTLTAFGHDVRLIAPKFVKPYVKNQKNDMADAEAIAEAASRPTMRFVEVKTPEQQGLGMIFRLRDLLIGQRTQTINALRGHLAEFGVVTAKGRENVDKLRAALHQEEETADIPASVRHMAQLFFDQIDDLSRRIADIDAQIAAASRRSRFSARLQKMPGIGPITAMAMAAFAPPMESFRQGRDFSAWLGLVPRQHSSGGKPRLGRTSKSGQRDIRRLLIIGAMAVISGAKARPPSESSWLGRILARKPRMLAAIALANKMARMLWAMITKDEEFRGGPLSAT
- a CDS encoding transglutaminase-like domain-containing protein; amino-acid sequence: MAQPHDDLPTEAARFVSPAHFVESDSLEVQGFVTSALRDLPVEATNRDKAIRLFEAVRDDIRYDPYCFALDEDSYRASRIAGAKAAFCVPKAILLAACLRAVGIPAALGFADVRNHLNTPKLQELMGTDLFIYHGYVQLWLGGEPYKVTPAFNIEMCERFGVKPLVFDGYHDALFHEFDEQDQRHMEYVNDRGLHVDAPIGEFLKAFKETYPKLEEFNRVRISRDSSGYDSAFAAEPAT
- a CDS encoding CaiB/BaiF CoA transferase family protein, with product MSSSNSAPLSGKLIIALEQAVAAPFCSSRLADAGARVIKVERKGVGDFARAYDTAANGESAYFTWLNRGKESVALDIKAAEDRDILLKMLENADVFIQNLLPGALAKLGLDSTTLREKFPRLVTCDITGYGEDGPMRNAKAYDLLVQCESGLASVTGTPDGPGRVGVSVCDIATGMTAHAGICEALIGRERTGEGSGVSVAMFDVMADWMSVPLLYHDYLGKPTPRVGLNHTVICPYGAYECRDGQLVVITVQHSGEWQRFCEHILGDATLATDPRFHDNTARIDNKPALEALIKAVFASHDRVEMLKRLDAAGIAFGAVNDVASLSDHPQLDRSVISTPSGEINVPAPPIRRSAGETTLGPCPAFDADGKAIRAEFDPRHRTGYAHK